One Scyliorhinus canicula chromosome 12, sScyCan1.1, whole genome shotgun sequence genomic region harbors:
- the LOC119974538 gene encoding gap junction delta-2 protein translates to MGDWSLLDRLLNEVQNHSTVVGKIWLTMLLIFRILLVTLVGDAVYSDEQSKFTCNTRQPGCNNVCYDTFAPISHLRFWVFQIVLVSTPSIFYIVYVLHKIAKDEKHEMEKVNPLESANNLITRGHLPEDDTLNQKSLVSNSQEIEFYRSDGDDEVEHIKSIRDSDPIYLSNKVLTVYVIHVILRAVMEITFLLGQYYLYGFNVPCLFVCWTYPCPTKTDCFISRATEKTIFLNFMFGVSLACFLLNIVELHYLGWVYIARVLCTTCSPCCKKKKQREAICQYSQQNPLILALKDSFYDNLILKSSAELLEQRPDFLPSQAAISFESKSVESTKMYCDEKECGKLQHGDPDKPRTSKEAWL, encoded by the coding sequence atgggtgattgGTCATTACTTGACCGTCTCCTAAATGAAGTTCAGAATCATTCTACAGTGGTTGGGAAGATCTGGTTGACAATGTTGCTAATCTTTCGTATTCTGCTGGTCACACTAGTGGGTGATGCAGTGTACAGTGACGAGCAGTCCAAATTCACTTGTAACACCCGCCAGCCAGGCTGTAACAACGTCTGCTACGACACCTTTGCACCCATCTCTCACCTGCGGTTCTGGGTTTTTCAAATTGTCCTGGTTTCAACACCATCCATTTTCTACATAGTGTATGTCCTGCACAAGATAGCAAAAGATGAAAAACATGAAATGGAAAAAGTGAATCCACTGGAATCAGCAAACAATCTTATAACAAGAGGACACCTTCcggaagatgatactttgaatcaaAAATCTCTTGTCAGCAACTCTCAGGAAATTGAGTTTTACCGGAGTGATGGAGATGATGAAGTTGAACATATTAAGAGCattagagacagtgacccaatctatCTATCAAATAAGGTTTTAACTGTGTATGTTATACACGTGATTCTGAGGGCAGTTATGGAGATAACATTTTTGCTGGGACAGTACTATCTGTATGGATTCAATGTtccttgtttgtttgtgtgttGGACCTATCCATGTCCAACCAAAACAGACTGCTTCATATCGAGAGCAACAGAAAAGACGATCTTTTTGAATTTTATGTTTGGTGTCAGTCTTGCGTGCTTCTTGCTGAACATTGTTGAGCTCCATTATTTGGGTTGGGTCTACATTGCTCGTGTGTTGTGCACTACCTGTTCGCCGTGCTGCAAGAAGAAGAAGCAAAGGGAAGCAATATGTCAGTATTCACAGCAAAACCCTCTTATATTAGCACTAAAAGATTCATTTTATGACAACCTCATACTAAAATCATCAGCAGAATTACTGGAGCAGAGACCAGACTTTCTCCCAAGTCAAGCAGCAATATCATTTGAATCTAAATCAGTGGAAAGCACAAAAATGTATTGTGATGAAAAAGAATGTGGCAAGTTGCAACATGGAGATCCTGATAAGCCCAGGACAAGCAAGGAGGCTTGGCTTTAA